Proteins encoded together in one Scyliorhinus canicula chromosome 21, sScyCan1.1, whole genome shotgun sequence window:
- the LOC119955810 gene encoding prickle planar cell polarity protein 3-like isoform X1, with translation MKASQPFCFPCFESLYAEHCDSCGEHIGIDQSEMTYLGQHWHATQLCFRCANCLQSLLGLPFLPKQGQIFCSKSCAQARQQEASDSCDSAIQGGRRRSSRRRRTPGRGSATRPVARPSPPQGGWPPVPNEGEWQRAAPEPGSPPTSLGPGEGGWTFAEPQDPIVMATTTCNGPANHLSTGAGGFMGVSDYRPLAPEAGGSVGDEDPATGRKQQSSPRRRSSPGTPAEERVPPADGEERSQPSAPEEGEWEEDQAPRGRRRRHQRREPDEVAWGGVGVLPGSRRRCQGDRCSSCSSSSDSEADGYFLGEPIPRPRYLWISGGSEATDMTKDKSCRVS, from the exons ATGAAGGCGAGTCAGCCATTTTGTTTTCCCTGCTTCGAGAGCCTGTACGCGGAACACTGCGACAGCTGTGGGGAACATATCG GGATCGATCAAAGCGAGATGACTTACCTCGGACAGCACTGGCATGCCACCCAGCTCTGTTTCCGCTGTGCCAACTGTCTGCAGTCCCTCCTGGGCCTCCCCTTCCTGCCCAAGCAAGGCCAAATCTTCTGCTCCAAATCCTGCGCTCAGGCCCGCCAGCAGGAGGCGTCGGACTCCTGTGACTCCGCCATCCAGGGTGGCCGGCGAAGGTCGTCAAGGCGACGGCGGACGCCAGGCCGCGGCTCGGCAACCAGGCCCGTGGCCCGGCCTTCCCCTCCGCAGGGGGGCTGGCCCCCTGTCCCGAATGAGGGCGAATGGCAGAGAGCAGCACCGGAGCCGGGGAGCCCCCCAACCTCGctggggcctggggaggggggatggacatTCGCCGAGCCCCAGGACCCCATCGTCATGGCGACCACTACATGTAATGGTCCAGCAAATCACCTCAGCACCGGAGCGGGAG gTTTTATGGGAGTTTCGGACTATCGGCCCTTGGCACCTGAAGCGGGTGGGAGCGTTGGCGACGAGGACCCTGCGACAGGGAGGAAACAGCAGAGCTCTCCCCGGCGTCGATCCAGTCCGGGAACACCGGCAGAGGAGCGGGTCCCGCCTGCGGATGGCGAAGAGCGATCGCAGCCATCGGCTccggaggagggggagtgggaggaggaccAGGCTCCGCGTGGTCGCCGTCGGAGACATCAGCGACGTGAACCTGACGAAGTAGCGTGGGGAGGAGTGGGTGTGCTGCCTGGCTCCCGGAGACGTTGCCAGGGAGACcgctgctcctcctgctcctcgtCCTCCGATTCGGAGGCGGACGGCTATTTCCTGGGGGAACCAATCCCGCGGCCCCGTTACCTGTGGATTTCGGGCGGGTCAGAGGCCACGGACATGACAAAGGACAAAAGCTGCCGGGTGTCATAG
- the LOC119955810 gene encoding prickle planar cell polarity protein 3-like isoform X2 yields the protein MTYLGQHWHATQLCFRCANCLQSLLGLPFLPKQGQIFCSKSCAQARQQEASDSCDSAIQGGRRRSSRRRRTPGRGSATRPVARPSPPQGGWPPVPNEGEWQRAAPEPGSPPTSLGPGEGGWTFAEPQDPIVMATTTCNGPANHLSTGAGGFMGVSDYRPLAPEAGGSVGDEDPATGRKQQSSPRRRSSPGTPAEERVPPADGEERSQPSAPEEGEWEEDQAPRGRRRRHQRREPDEVAWGGVGVLPGSRRRCQGDRCSSCSSSSDSEADGYFLGEPIPRPRYLWISGGSEATDMTKDKSCRVS from the exons ATGACTTACCTCGGACAGCACTGGCATGCCACCCAGCTCTGTTTCCGCTGTGCCAACTGTCTGCAGTCCCTCCTGGGCCTCCCCTTCCTGCCCAAGCAAGGCCAAATCTTCTGCTCCAAATCCTGCGCTCAGGCCCGCCAGCAGGAGGCGTCGGACTCCTGTGACTCCGCCATCCAGGGTGGCCGGCGAAGGTCGTCAAGGCGACGGCGGACGCCAGGCCGCGGCTCGGCAACCAGGCCCGTGGCCCGGCCTTCCCCTCCGCAGGGGGGCTGGCCCCCTGTCCCGAATGAGGGCGAATGGCAGAGAGCAGCACCGGAGCCGGGGAGCCCCCCAACCTCGctggggcctggggaggggggatggacatTCGCCGAGCCCCAGGACCCCATCGTCATGGCGACCACTACATGTAATGGTCCAGCAAATCACCTCAGCACCGGAGCGGGAG gTTTTATGGGAGTTTCGGACTATCGGCCCTTGGCACCTGAAGCGGGTGGGAGCGTTGGCGACGAGGACCCTGCGACAGGGAGGAAACAGCAGAGCTCTCCCCGGCGTCGATCCAGTCCGGGAACACCGGCAGAGGAGCGGGTCCCGCCTGCGGATGGCGAAGAGCGATCGCAGCCATCGGCTccggaggagggggagtgggaggaggaccAGGCTCCGCGTGGTCGCCGTCGGAGACATCAGCGACGTGAACCTGACGAAGTAGCGTGGGGAGGAGTGGGTGTGCTGCCTGGCTCCCGGAGACGTTGCCAGGGAGACcgctgctcctcctgctcctcgtCCTCCGATTCGGAGGCGGACGGCTATTTCCTGGGGGAACCAATCCCGCGGCCCCGTTACCTGTGGATTTCGGGCGGGTCAGAGGCCACGGACATGACAAAGGACAAAAGCTGCCGGGTGTCATAG